Proteins from one Nitrospinota bacterium genomic window:
- the cysC gene encoding adenylyl-sulfate kinase: MPAKNNVVWHHASVTRRMRESKNGHRAAVIWFTGLSGAGKSTLAHAVEDRLFGMGCKTMVLDGDNVRHGLCSDLGFSKEAREENIRRVGETAKLFVEAGVIALTAFISPFRGDRERVRNIMSHGDFLEVFCKCPLEVCEGRDVKGMYKRARKGEIPEFTGISSPYEEPSNPELVVETGALSIDESVDTVLALLMSRAVLDASSVK; this comes from the coding sequence ATGCCGGCTAAAAATAACGTTGTGTGGCACCACGCCTCCGTCACAAGGCGGATGCGCGAATCGAAAAACGGCCATCGCGCCGCGGTGATATGGTTCACGGGGCTGTCCGGAGCCGGCAAGTCCACCCTCGCCCACGCCGTGGAGGATCGCCTTTTCGGCATGGGATGCAAGACCATGGTGCTCGACGGCGACAACGTCCGCCACGGCCTTTGCTCGGACCTGGGATTTTCAAAGGAGGCGAGGGAGGAGAACATACGCCGCGTGGGGGAGACGGCCAAGCTTTTCGTCGAGGCCGGGGTCATAGCGCTCACCGCCTTCATATCCCCTTTCCGGGGGGACCGGGAACGGGTGCGCAACATCATGTCCCACGGGGATTTCCTGGAAGTGTTCTGCAAATGCCCGCTTGAAGTGTGTGAAGGGCGGGATGTCAAGGGGATGTATAAGCGGGCGCGCAAAGGTGAAATCCCGGAATTCACCGGCATCTCGTCTCCATACGAAGAACCGTCCAACCCGGAGCTTGTGGTGGAGACCGGCGCGCTTTCCATAGATGAATCGGTGGACACCGTGCTTGCCCTTCTCATGTCCAGGGCGGTGCTGGACGCTTCGAGCGTCAAATAA
- a CDS encoding cobalamin B12-binding domain-containing protein yields MKVFLVQSWLGGGEPPVYPLGLASIAGSLAGHTVQIYDPNVSQRPFEELSERLAAMAPDVAAVSLRNIDSTNKRVVVFYYKYLKETLDVIKAAAPGAKIAIGGAGFSMYAGEIMENEPRLDFGVYLEGEETFARLLSNMDRPENVPSLYYRKGGSLKFSGPGAAPDINFLPSPAIGPAPVGAYLGVRDSVGVETKRGCALGCVYCIYGFLNGKNYRLKDPVKIVDHIQSLAEKNGVQRFTFVDSVFNIPKEHAMGIMREMVKRGVKVKWSGWFNENGLSSELAETAVAAGCVHFIMSPDGFDDSTLKALGKNISRKDILSAFEALAALEGVEISYNFFKNPPGQSIGNFIAMAKFIVMARKRLGRRVHFEFNSIRVEPHTKLHEIALAEGLVKPGMSLLEPVYYTNRRTWYIEAFFNAALRLKGK; encoded by the coding sequence ATGAAAGTCTTCCTTGTCCAGTCCTGGCTTGGTGGCGGCGAACCTCCGGTGTATCCGCTCGGGCTGGCCTCCATCGCCGGTTCCCTGGCCGGCCACACTGTGCAGATATACGATCCGAACGTCTCCCAAAGGCCTTTCGAGGAGCTTTCTGAAAGGCTTGCGGCCATGGCCCCGGACGTGGCGGCGGTGTCGCTGCGCAATATAGACTCCACGAACAAGCGTGTGGTCGTCTTCTATTACAAATATCTAAAAGAAACGCTGGACGTGATAAAAGCGGCAGCCCCGGGGGCTAAGATCGCCATCGGCGGCGCGGGATTCTCCATGTACGCCGGGGAGATAATGGAAAACGAGCCGAGGCTGGATTTCGGCGTGTACCTGGAGGGGGAGGAAACTTTCGCCCGGCTGCTTTCAAACATGGACAGGCCGGAAAACGTGCCGTCGCTTTATTACCGCAAGGGAGGGTCGCTCAAATTCTCCGGGCCCGGCGCCGCTCCGGACATCAATTTCCTCCCCTCCCCCGCCATCGGCCCCGCCCCTGTGGGGGCATACCTTGGCGTGCGAGATTCTGTGGGCGTGGAGACCAAGCGCGGCTGCGCCTTAGGCTGCGTCTATTGCATATACGGTTTTCTCAACGGCAAGAACTACAGGCTCAAAGACCCGGTGAAAATTGTGGACCACATCCAGTCGCTGGCGGAAAAGAACGGTGTGCAACGGTTCACTTTCGTCGATTCGGTGTTCAACATACCAAAAGAGCACGCCATGGGCATAATGAGGGAGATGGTAAAGCGCGGCGTCAAAGTCAAATGGTCGGGCTGGTTCAACGAGAACGGCCTTTCCAGCGAGCTGGCGGAGACGGCGGTGGCGGCGGGATGCGTCCATTTTATAATGTCGCCGGACGGGTTTGACGACTCCACGCTCAAGGCGCTGGGGAAGAACATATCACGCAAGGACATCCTGTCGGCGTTCGAGGCTCTCGCGGCGCTTGAGGGAGTGGAGATAAGCTATAACTTTTTCAAGAATCCGCCGGGGCAGTCCATCGGCAATTTTATCGCCATGGCCAAATTCATCGTCATGGCCAGAAAAAGGCTGGGGCGCCGGGTGCATTTCGAGTTCAACTCCATCCGGGTGGAGCCGCACACAAAACTGCACGAGATCGCATTGGCCGAAGGGCTCGTAAAGCCGGGGATGAGCCTGCTTGAGCCTGTTTATTACACGAACCGGCGCACATGGTATATAGAAGCGTTTTTCAACGCGGCCTTGCGCCTGAAGGGGAAATAA
- a CDS encoding RidA family protein, whose protein sequence is MEKKTVYTIAAPRPVGPYSQAVALGDTVYTAGQIGLDPKTGKLAGDDVQAQTRQVMSNLEAVLSEAGASFTNVVKTTIYLADMKDFPVVNEIYGAMFKDNPPARSTVQVAGLPLGALVEIDMIAGLPESSASF, encoded by the coding sequence ATGGAAAAAAAGACCGTTTACACCATTGCGGCCCCACGGCCGGTGGGCCCTTATTCGCAGGCGGTGGCGCTGGGCGACACCGTGTACACCGCCGGACAGATCGGACTGGACCCGAAGACCGGAAAGCTGGCCGGCGATGACGTTCAGGCGCAGACGCGCCAGGTGATGTCCAATCTGGAGGCGGTGCTTTCGGAGGCGGGGGCATCTTTTACAAACGTGGTAAAGACGACCATATACCTTGCGGACATGAAGGATTTTCCGGTGGTAAACGAGATATACGGCGCCATGTTCAAGGACAATCCCCCGGCAAGGTCCACCGTGCAGGTGGCGGGGCTGCCTTTGGGGGCGCTGGTGGAAATAGACATGATCGCCGGGCTGCCTGAAAGCTCGGCCTCTTTTTAA
- a CDS encoding lysophospholipid acyltransferase family protein produces MVVKERLGRDILRLVVWYPLRWLILGVPIRWGLAILGFMGDLHFALSRGKKRELAKNLANVRGETFAASAQGEAAIREYMRNHYVDRLFILIFPRFGAAEVERFIEIEGRENLDAALAAGKGAILVHGHFGPAHVPLVALARLGYKMKQVGFPSDEGLSWVGRNVAFRLRLKYEAMMPAEVMMADGFLRPAFKWLKDGGALMITGDGTGTGTRIGRHHLFRFHGKPVMFPLGPAILAAKTGAKLLPMFIIPGAAKPYRIVIGKPILVKGDSPDAAVETMGEFLTELERYTSRHPGYMHFLDRFSEEALIQKDAQ; encoded by the coding sequence ATGGTGGTCAAAGAGAGGCTGGGGCGCGACATACTCCGGCTTGTGGTGTGGTATCCGCTTCGGTGGCTGATACTGGGGGTCCCGATCCGATGGGGCCTTGCCATACTAGGCTTCATGGGAGATTTGCATTTCGCCCTTTCCCGCGGAAAGAAAAGGGAGCTTGCCAAAAACCTCGCGAACGTGAGGGGGGAAACCTTCGCGGCGAGCGCGCAAGGCGAGGCGGCAATCCGGGAATACATGCGAAACCACTACGTGGACAGGCTTTTCATATTGATCTTCCCCAGGTTTGGCGCCGCCGAGGTGGAACGCTTTATTGAAATCGAGGGGCGCGAAAACCTGGACGCGGCGCTTGCGGCCGGCAAAGGGGCAATTCTAGTGCACGGCCATTTCGGCCCCGCGCACGTGCCGCTTGTGGCGTTGGCGCGGCTGGGGTACAAAATGAAACAGGTGGGCTTCCCCAGCGACGAGGGACTAAGCTGGGTCGGCAGGAACGTGGCGTTCCGGCTGCGGCTGAAATACGAGGCGATGATGCCGGCCGAAGTGATGATGGCGGACGGATTCCTGCGGCCTGCGTTCAAGTGGCTTAAGGACGGCGGGGCGCTGATGATAACCGGGGACGGGACGGGAACGGGCACGCGGATAGGCAGGCACCATCTTTTCAGGTTCCACGGAAAACCTGTGATGTTCCCACTCGGCCCGGCCATCCTGGCCGCCAAGACTGGCGCAAAGCTCCTTCCCATGTTCATAATTCCGGGCGCAGCAAAACCGTACCGTATCGTCATCGGAAAACCGATCCTTGTAAAGGGCGATTCACCCGATGCGGCGGTGGAAACGATGGGGGAATTTTTAACCGAACTGGAACGCTACACCTCGCGACACCCAGGGTACATGCACTTTCTCGACCGGTTCTCCGAGGAAGCCCTTATCCAAAAGGACGCGCAGTGA
- a CDS encoding SCO family protein — protein sequence MNMKLAKILRFTGAVLILVFASLGVKDVLRRVMPIPQPGPRPPVMDKDTSPFYLAEGAIGHQLDGSYVFTDKDGASFDIASWYDKPMVVSYVFTSCTEVCPMVTASLAKIVRENKERFGKDFRIVTIGFETEKDTPKAMAKFAATHNIDSADWKFLSGSKETVAALAKKLGVTYKFEPGKGWLHYIGVTMVAPGGKVAAQLFGPDYSNEQFFDKLAAATGRPQTDQAAKR from the coding sequence ATGAATATGAAGTTGGCGAAAATACTCCGGTTCACCGGCGCGGTGTTGATCCTCGTCTTCGCGTCGCTGGGGGTCAAGGATGTGCTGCGCCGCGTGATGCCGATTCCTCAGCCGGGGCCGAGGCCGCCGGTGATGGACAAGGACACCTCGCCGTTTTACCTGGCGGAAGGGGCCATAGGCCACCAGTTGGACGGCTCGTATGTTTTTACGGACAAGGACGGGGCCAGCTTTGATATCGCCTCGTGGTATGACAAGCCGATGGTGGTGTCCTATGTGTTCACAAGCTGCACAGAGGTGTGCCCGATGGTGACCGCCAGCCTTGCGAAGATAGTCCGGGAGAACAAGGAGAGGTTCGGCAAGGATTTCCGGATAGTCACCATAGGCTTTGAGACGGAAAAGGACACGCCCAAGGCCATGGCCAAGTTCGCCGCCACGCATAACATAGACTCCGCCGACTGGAAATTCCTGAGCGGCTCGAAGGAGACCGTGGCGGCCCTGGCAAAAAAGCTGGGAGTGACCTACAAGTTCGAGCCGGGCAAAGGCTGGCTGCATTACATCGGGGTGACTATGGTGGCGCCGGGAGGAAAAGTGGCCGCCCAGCTTTTCGGGCCGGACTATTCCAACGAGCAGTTTTTCGATAAACTGGCCGCCGCCACCGGCAGGCCGCAAACGGATCAGGCCGCCAAAAGGTGA
- a CDS encoding B12-binding domain-containing radical SAM protein — MKVTLISPYPDITSFGVRTLSAHLKKHGHQVDIIFLPDPFGDDLNANMEERYPAKVMERTAQLCAGSGLVGITLMTNFFDCAVQITKAIKRAFPEKPVIWGGVHPTIRPEECLEHADMACVGDGEDSLLELVTRMERGEDYSATPNLWLKKNGPVIRNNLSPLPKDLDVYPAPDYDFEGKSVLFDGEIRPLDHGLMETFLRRGTVSGMLVKVGYQTMTSRGCPYACTYCINDTINQMYGGKGKLRWRSVDHVIAELEHTRKAFPYVNFIWISDDEFMARKLDDLRDFCVRYKEKVNLPFSCLISPLTVSDEKMRLLVDAGLVYVQMGVESGSSKMQSAYNRRNMNNERMIKAIRIINSFKDRMYPPSYDFLLDAPGETDDDRIDSLRFISNIPKPFRLQPFRLILYPGTKLHTDARQSGLIKNEREEIYRKTYTMRDLTYLNLLFTVAKGGKFPGLALKALVSAPATAVLNSAAMRPVIRLLYIFLRRIYKLAKAALG, encoded by the coding sequence ATGAAAGTCACCCTCATTTCCCCCTATCCGGACATCACGTCCTTCGGTGTGCGCACACTTTCGGCCCATTTGAAGAAACATGGCCATCAAGTGGACATAATCTTCCTTCCCGACCCCTTCGGCGACGATCTTAACGCAAACATGGAGGAGCGCTATCCGGCGAAGGTGATGGAACGGACGGCCCAGCTTTGCGCCGGTTCCGGGCTTGTTGGAATCACGCTTATGACCAATTTCTTCGACTGCGCGGTCCAGATAACAAAAGCGATCAAGCGCGCGTTCCCGGAAAAGCCGGTGATCTGGGGCGGGGTGCATCCCACCATCAGGCCGGAGGAGTGCCTGGAGCACGCGGACATGGCGTGCGTGGGGGACGGGGAGGACTCGCTGCTGGAACTTGTGACAAGGATGGAGCGGGGCGAGGACTATTCGGCCACGCCAAACCTCTGGCTGAAAAAAAACGGACCGGTGATACGCAACAATCTCAGCCCCCTGCCCAAGGACCTTGATGTGTATCCGGCGCCGGACTACGATTTTGAAGGAAAAAGCGTCCTTTTCGACGGGGAGATAAGACCGTTGGACCACGGGCTGATGGAAACGTTCCTGCGCAGGGGGACAGTGTCCGGCATGCTGGTGAAGGTGGGATACCAGACCATGACAAGCCGGGGCTGCCCCTACGCCTGCACTTATTGCATCAACGACACCATCAACCAGATGTACGGCGGCAAGGGCAAGCTCAGGTGGCGCTCTGTGGATCATGTGATAGCGGAGTTGGAACACACGCGCAAAGCCTTCCCATACGTCAACTTCATATGGATATCCGACGACGAGTTCATGGCCCGCAAGCTTGATGACCTGAGGGATTTTTGCGTCAGGTACAAGGAAAAGGTAAACCTCCCCTTTTCGTGCCTGATAAGCCCCCTTACGGTGAGCGATGAGAAGATGCGGCTTTTGGTGGACGCTGGGCTTGTGTACGTGCAGATGGGGGTGGAGTCCGGCTCGTCGAAGATGCAGAGCGCCTATAACCGGCGCAACATGAACAACGAGAGGATGATAAAAGCGATCCGCATAATCAACTCGTTCAAGGACCGGATGTATCCCCCCAGCTACGATTTCCTGCTCGACGCGCCGGGGGAGACCGACGATGACCGCATAGACAGCCTGCGGTTCATTTCCAATATACCAAAGCCGTTCCGGCTCCAGCCTTTCCGGCTGATCCTTTATCCCGGCACAAAGCTGCACACCGACGCGCGGCAAAGCGGCCTGATAAAGAACGAACGGGAAGAGATATACAGGAAAACGTACACCATGCGGGACCTGACATATTTAAACCTGCTTTTCACAGTGGCCAAGGGGGGGAAGTTCCCCGGGCTTGCGCTAAAGGCGCTTGTGAGCGCCCCGGCCACGGCTGTGCTGAACAGCGCGGCGATGAGGCCTGTGATACGCCTGCTGTACATTTTCCTGCGGCGGATTTACAAGCTGGCCAAGGCCGCCCTGGGCTGA
- a CDS encoding YicC family protein, protein MASSMTGYGRAEVEVSGRRITLEGKSVNHRYIEINIKAAAKPFQMEEMIRKAVKGRFSRGYFDFTVTVAAPSAQTADIRVNEPLLDGYMKAFSDIAKRHHVGHPPSLGDILGIKDVFFMEGGDFALEENWDVIAGPLESVIGQIETMRKTEGQVAVADIRARLNRISAMMEKISAECLRNVRERHEKLKGRIMRLIEDAAVDEARFSQEAAILADKSDFSEEMERLQSHMKQVDQLLSGAGDAGRKLEFFLQEMNREANTLGSKAASPEITADVVEIKSEMEKIREQAQNLE, encoded by the coding sequence ATGGCAAGTTCTATGACAGGTTACGGGCGGGCGGAGGTGGAAGTCTCCGGCAGGAGGATCACCCTTGAAGGCAAGTCGGTAAACCACCGGTATATCGAGATAAACATAAAAGCGGCGGCAAAGCCCTTCCAGATGGAAGAGATGATCCGCAAGGCGGTCAAGGGGCGTTTTTCAAGAGGCTATTTCGATTTTACGGTCACGGTGGCGGCTCCATCGGCCCAGACAGCGGATATCCGCGTGAACGAGCCCCTTCTTGACGGGTACATGAAGGCTTTCAGCGACATTGCCAAGCGCCACCACGTGGGGCATCCCCCTTCTCTGGGGGACATCCTGGGCATAAAGGACGTTTTCTTCATGGAAGGGGGGGATTTTGCCCTCGAGGAAAACTGGGATGTTATCGCCGGCCCGCTGGAGAGCGTGATCGGCCAGATCGAAACGATGAGAAAGACCGAAGGCCAGGTCGCCGTGGCCGACATCCGGGCAAGGTTGAACAGGATATCCGCCATGATGGAAAAAATATCCGCCGAATGCCTCCGCAACGTCAGAGAGCGCCATGAAAAACTCAAAGGCAGGATCATGCGGCTCATCGAGGACGCCGCCGTGGACGAGGCGAGATTTTCCCAGGAGGCCGCGATCCTGGCGGACAAGAGCGACTTTTCCGAGGAGATGGAAAGGCTTCAAAGCCACATGAAACAGGTGGACCAGCTTTTGTCCGGCGCCGGGGACGCAGGGCGCAAGCTGGAGTTTTTCCTGCAGGAGATGAACCGCGAGGCCAATACGCTGGGTTCCAAGGCCGCTTCCCCGGAAATCACGGCCGACGTGGTGGAAATCAAAAGCGAAATGGAAAAGATCCGCGAACAGGCGCAGAACCTGGAATGA
- a CDS encoding glycosyltransferase family 9 protein — MYKIINKKKLIITAIADTVGKIVSFPFTMFRAQEPIDPASVRSILVIRTAYLGDALMTLPMLKPLRERFTGASIAFLTADSSAPALAGNAYIDEVIPFTPFWFYPNATLAGYFDFIKSFRKRRFDLVIEARGDIREIMAIVAPARARYKVSYDVGGGGWLLTHVVPYTGLKHKVEYHLDIARYLGCIAMETGWGVRFTPDEIAEADRILAARGIAKPFALVHPGSRLELKMWKPERYAELITRMTGQLGMNVALLGHPSEKAVTDAVMRNAGGAVSDLTGYLTVRQLMAVISRAGLLVCNDSGPMHMAAAVGTPVAAVFGPSKSVETGPYGVKNRVVEKDFPCRRSCDESSCKYPERGSCMDAVAVDDVFKAVKELGCSNDQV, encoded by the coding sequence ATGTACAAGATCATCAACAAAAAAAAGCTGATCATCACCGCCATCGCCGACACGGTTGGCAAAATTGTATCTTTCCCCTTCACGATGTTCCGCGCACAGGAGCCGATAGATCCGGCCAGTGTGCGATCAATCCTCGTGATCCGCACGGCCTATCTTGGTGATGCATTGATGACCCTGCCGATGCTAAAACCGTTGCGGGAGCGCTTTACAGGAGCTTCCATCGCGTTTTTGACCGCCGATTCGTCCGCGCCCGCGCTTGCGGGCAATGCGTATATAGACGAGGTGATCCCGTTCACCCCGTTCTGGTTTTACCCAAACGCCACGCTGGCCGGCTATTTTGATTTTATCAAGAGCTTCCGGAAGCGCCGTTTCGACCTTGTGATAGAGGCGAGGGGGGACATCCGGGAGATCATGGCCATTGTGGCCCCGGCAAGGGCCAGATACAAGGTCAGCTACGATGTCGGCGGGGGTGGATGGCTGCTCACCCATGTGGTCCCGTACACAGGACTTAAACATAAGGTAGAATATCACTTAGACATCGCAAGGTATCTTGGATGCATTGCGATGGAGACCGGCTGGGGCGTGCGGTTCACCCCGGATGAGATCGCCGAGGCGGACAGGATACTGGCCGCGCGCGGGATCGCAAAGCCGTTCGCGCTGGTCCATCCCGGTTCCCGGCTAGAGCTTAAGATGTGGAAACCGGAGCGGTACGCGGAATTGATAACGCGGATGACCGGCCAATTGGGGATGAACGTGGCCCTGCTTGGGCATCCGTCGGAAAAAGCGGTGACGGACGCGGTGATGCGCAACGCTGGCGGGGCCGTTTCGGACCTGACGGGATATTTGACGGTGCGCCAGCTAATGGCGGTGATCTCCCGCGCCGGGTTGCTTGTGTGCAACGACAGCGGCCCTATGCACATGGCGGCGGCCGTCGGGACGCCGGTGGCGGCGGTGTTCGGCCCCTCCAAGAGCGTGGAGACCGGGCCGTATGGAGTGAAAAACCGGGTGGTGGAAAAAGATTTCCCCTGCAGACGGTCTTGCGACGAAAGTTCCTGCAAGTATCCGGAGCGCGGCTCCTGCATGGACGCCGTGGCGGTTGACGATGTTTTCAAGGCTGTGAAGGAGCTGGGTTGTTCCAATGATCAGGTTTGA
- a CDS encoding DUF362 domain-containing protein: protein MIRFDAVKAEGVRAIKKAVAETLAAKYKDIFPADKGAPVLIKPNLNSNMNALTGNTTDLRLLAAVIEYLKKAGHTDIAIGEGTNSGFYRSGINVISRLRVDALARHYGIRALDLNYSEKAEVEFENGVKASVARECLDAALLINMPKMKTHFEVGMSVCLKNLMGCLVGQENKKKTHLSLASNILNINKAVRPHLHIVDGLFAMEGLGPTRGTPIKTGMILFGNDPFAIDMMVARIASFGWRKVRTLAEAERRGLITPERERFVDDYPLDVSFTFAPPKAGPIAYFIHNPKRQKYFLAVRNTRLFDAICSTDIVGKLLFATGLRQDVFIADEMEVDTLTANPAKCGDCPQKCAAFCPTGLDIPRTLAGPPPAGCVECMYCYCICPKGAISFGGKMGFLAEQMRQYGDLIRRIA from the coding sequence ATGATCAGGTTTGACGCCGTAAAAGCCGAGGGCGTCCGGGCGATAAAAAAAGCGGTGGCCGAAACACTGGCCGCGAAGTACAAGGACATATTCCCGGCCGACAAAGGGGCTCCGGTCCTGATAAAGCCGAACCTCAACAGCAACATGAACGCCCTCACCGGCAACACCACGGACCTGCGCCTTCTGGCCGCCGTGATCGAATATCTTAAAAAAGCCGGACACACGGACATCGCCATCGGCGAGGGGACCAACAGCGGATTTTACCGGAGCGGCATAAACGTCATATCCCGGCTGAGGGTGGACGCGCTGGCCCGCCATTACGGAATCAGGGCGCTCGACCTTAACTATTCTGAAAAGGCGGAAGTGGAGTTTGAGAACGGGGTGAAAGCGAGCGTGGCGCGCGAATGCCTGGATGCGGCGCTTTTGATCAACATGCCCAAGATGAAGACCCATTTCGAAGTGGGGATGAGCGTGTGCCTGAAAAACCTGATGGGATGTCTCGTTGGGCAGGAGAACAAGAAAAAGACCCACCTTTCGCTGGCCTCCAACATCCTGAACATCAACAAGGCGGTAAGGCCCCATCTGCACATAGTGGACGGGCTGTTCGCAATGGAAGGGCTGGGGCCGACAAGGGGAACGCCGATTAAGACCGGCATGATCCTTTTCGGGAACGATCCTTTCGCCATAGACATGATGGTGGCCAGGATCGCCTCCTTCGGGTGGCGCAAGGTGCGCACGCTGGCCGAGGCGGAGCGGCGCGGGCTGATAACCCCGGAACGGGAGCGGTTCGTGGACGATTACCCGCTGGACGTCTCTTTCACGTTCGCCCCGCCCAAGGCTGGCCCCATCGCCTATTTCATACACAATCCGAAACGCCAGAAATATTTTCTGGCGGTGCGCAACACCCGGCTGTTCGACGCCATTTGCTCCACCGACATCGTGGGCAAGCTGCTATTCGCCACCGGCCTGCGCCAGGACGTCTTCATCGCGGACGAAATGGAGGTGGACACGCTTACGGCCAATCCCGCCAAGTGCGGCGATTGCCCGCAAAAATGCGCGGCGTTCTGCCCCACCGGACTGGACATTCCCCGCACGCTGGCCGGGCCGCCGCCGGCGGGCTGCGTGGAGTGCATGTATTGTTATTG
- the gmk gene encoding guanylate kinase, with the protein MTTGYRENKRGILFTLSAPSGAGKTTAANLLLEKAEGLRRSISHTTRAKRVGETDGVDYHFVGRERFEEMVRHGDFIEWAEVHGNLYGTSFANVEETVSRLHSDLLLVIDVQGARALRERGVNCRLIFLLPPSMEELRRRIETRGTDTAESLATRLENAKAEMAAMEEFDYVVVNDNIDQAVAQLMAIITAERLKTENRGLRPNKSVLSKGDSK; encoded by the coding sequence ATGACCACCGGCTACAGGGAAAACAAAAGGGGTATCCTTTTCACGCTAAGCGCCCCTTCCGGCGCGGGCAAGACCACCGCCGCCAACCTGCTTCTGGAAAAAGCCGAGGGGCTGCGCCGCTCCATATCCCACACCACCAGGGCCAAAAGGGTGGGCGAGACCGACGGGGTGGACTATCATTTCGTCGGCCGTGAGCGGTTCGAAGAGATGGTCCGCCATGGCGATTTCATAGAATGGGCCGAGGTCCACGGCAACCTTTACGGGACATCGTTCGCCAACGTCGAGGAGACGGTCTCGCGGCTGCATAGCGACCTGCTGCTTGTGATAGACGTGCAGGGAGCCCGTGCCTTGAGGGAAAGGGGGGTGAACTGCCGGCTGATATTCCTGCTCCCCCCTTCAATGGAGGAGCTTCGGCGGCGGATTGAAACGCGGGGGACAGACACGGCGGAGTCGCTCGCCACAAGACTTGAAAATGCAAAGGCCGAAATGGCGGCCATGGAGGAGTTCGATTACGTGGTGGTTAATGACAACATAGACCAGGCCGTGGCCCAGCTTATGGCGATAATCACGGCCGAAAGGCTTAAGACTGAAAACAGGGGACTTAGGCCTAATAAGTCCGTATTGTCGAAAGGAGACAGCAAATGA